AAAGTTATTTGCATCGAATAGCTACGTGTTACAGTTCATAATCTATTTCACTTACATGAATTTGCAAATTTCATCCGCTTTCCTTATGACATCATACTTTACTACTGTCACAACTGCTACTGGTATGCTTCTACTTGAACTTCTATATTTTTTCTTTGTTCAGATGGTTGTGACAAAGTATCTACTCTCATTACATGGAACTGCATGGTGCAGTGACAGGATATCTCTACGTAATTGGATCTGGCTTTGTAGGAGAATATTTGTTCAAGCCTTTTGTTGAAGATACCTCTGTCTCAAGTCTgtgctcaaccttctttggctATTAACTTTCAGAAACTTTCTAATAATTATATTGTCCATTTATCCTGTCCTTCAGGAAGCGCGATTACGCTGATGGAGTTCTTCCCGCCATTTTCTTTGTACCGCATAATCTATGAGCTCTCTCCACCCCCAGCAACGGGATTTTATTCGGACTTTTCTGGTGTACAACTGGGAGATCTGAGTAATCCGGAGAATGGAATTTTAGTCTTGCTAATAATAATGGTACTTGAGTGGGCCACATTCCTTTTCTTGACATTATACTGGGATGAATTTGGTTGCCTCCAAAATGTAATGAGAAGCCGTCAGGCTCTTCAGAAGCCATCTACACAGCCTCAAAAATGTGAAGCTTCAATTGAAATAGACAGGACTGATATTATGCGAGAGGTGCGACCAAAAtctttatatatgtatatgtctTGTCCTGTGAGCCATAGGGCAGAAGGGGGTTACAGACTGTGTTCACCCATATGCAGTTATTGCCCCTAAGTCAGTTATGTACTATATTAGGAAGTTACTCTTTCTAGTCTTCTAGATATGGATTACTAAAGAGTAGATTAATCTCATTTTAGTAGCTCCTTAGGGGTCAAGTAATCCCTTCTATAGAAAGGAATACAATGTTTCAATAAAGGTGCAAGCAAGTGCTAGAAGGGTCAAATTCCATCTGGTAATCCTACACAGTAACAATATGTATTTTTATGTTATGCTTAACATGATCTTTTAACATTTTACTTCCATCCTAACTGGATAAAATACATAGTTTGGTATTATTCAAATAAAGACACTGGTATTTTTTTCGAAATTGCACCTGCATGAATGTGATATGTTGAAAATAATGTAGTTTCCCCTCTTTCTTCTTTTCAGAGAGAGATAGTTGATAGATTCTTGCAACAACCAGATAATAGTTATTCCATCATAATTGACAACATTAGGAAAGTGTACCCTCCGAAAGATGGAAATGCAGAGAAAGTTGCTGTCAAAGGCTTCTCACTTGCCATCCAAAGAGGAAAATGTTTTGGACTTCTTGGTTCAAATGGTGCTGGAAAAACCTCTCTCATTAGCATGGTATGTAAGCACATTTTGTATAGTAAATTTCTTGACCTTTTTATAGTCCTTGAGAGGTAGGACATTAGTGTTATATGTTTGGCCTCTACAGTAGTATTTTTAACCTCTTGGTGATGAAAATGAAAACAAtcaaatatttcttttcaaaaaatatgaCCAACTCTAAGAATGTAGGCATACATTTGTCTAAATAAGGGGTCAAAAGGCATCAATTTAAGACACTCATGTAGAAATAGAACTACAACCCATGATGTGCGGCAACAATTTTTTGGACAAAGCTTTCTTGTTTTTATTCAGGTGCAAATAATATTGATTTTTGATTGCTACTTCACATTACCAAATTCTCTTATCCTCAGCTGACTGGATTTACTAAACCTACATCTGGCACGGCTTATATTGATGGACTGGATATACGGAGGGACATGAGCGAAATTTATACGAGAATAGGTGTTTGTCCACAGTTCAAGTAATTGCAGATTTTCACTCATAATATTCTCCTTATTTCAATGAGATAAACCTCTTTGCAGGATTCCATACTACATTATTGTAGTACAATCTAATTTGAATATTTGTTAACTTGTGCTCACTACTCCTTTTATATTTTCCATGCAGCTTGCTGTGGGAAACACTGACTGGCCGAGAGCATTTGATGTTTTACGGCAGGCTTAAGAGATTGAATGGTGCCGCATTAATTGAGGTAACATCTAGAAACAGGTTCCTCACTACTATATTTTGGTTTGGCATTGTTAATGTCCTATACTTCCATTTTCAAGCTGAAGCACCATCCAACCATTTCTATGCATTATCTACTTATAAGATGTGTGTATTCCATTTAGATATTATTGGGTCGATCGATTTACCTTTATCAGTTTAGAAATCATCTGCATACCTCTATAATAGAGGTTTCTGGAAACGTCTGTGGTAAATCTGTGTTACCATATAATATACACTAACTTACAGTTGGTACAAAAGCTGACTAGTTTAcaaatataattttgaactgcTCTCTGTTTTTCTAAGAGGAAGTTCTCATATATTCTCTCGCCtgcgcgttcgagaaaaaaGTTCTCATATATTCTGGTGTTACTGCTAGCCCGTTTATtagtcctttttttttcttttttgagaagCTAGCAGGAACACTGCTGTATCATTTAAAAAGGTAGTCCATGTTTCTCTAAGGGGCTCAAAGCTTTCTATTTCTTTCGCCAGGCTGCAGAACAGTCTCTAAAAGTATTACGGATATTTGAGGGTGGTGTTGCTGATACTTTTGTGTCACAATACAGTGGTGGCATGAAACGTCGTCTTAGCGTTGCTATATCTCTAATCGGTGATCCTAAGGTACTTGTACTATATAGTTGTCCATGATTGATGAAAcagatagaaaaatattttctaaaataaatatagaaaaaGCAGGTATTTTGCCCAACTGAAGATTGTGTATTTGGAGCAAATGCTGCAGGTTGTTTACCTGGATGAACCAAGTTCAGGGTTGGATCCAGCATCAAGGAATGCCTTGTGGAATGCTATCAAGTTTGCCAAAAAGGACAGAGCCATAGTTCTCACGAGTAAGATTTCCACACATACATTTTCAGACATGAACCCACACAACATTTTTCATCTGCTTGACTGGACTTGAAATCATGAAACTTTTTTCATTCAACTTTCAGCCCATTCAATGGAAGAGGCTGAAGCTCTTTGCGACCGGATAGGAATATCCGCATATGGGCGTCTTCGCTGCACTGGAACCTCCAAGGAGGTAAACTTGTATCCCTGTCAGACTCAGTTTTCAGAAAGGAGCACTGACCAGCGGTGCTAAATATCCCCCAAAATGTTTTTCCACCAGCTGAAAGCCAAGTATGGAGGCACATTTGTGTTCACGGTGACAGCCGCGGCTGGTGAGGATGAGGCGGTGGAGCAGCTAGTCCGCTCGATCTCCCCTACGGCGAAGAGGACGTACCACATCGCGGGGACGCAGAAGTTTGAGATGCCGAAGCACGGGGTGAAGATCTCTGAAGTCTTCCGGGCCATGGAGCAGGCAAAGGGATCGCTGAACATCGTCGCCTGGGGCCTGGTTGATACAACGCTGGAAGATGTCTTCATCAAAGTTGCCAAGGAGAGTGAGAAATGCCCTGATTAGATTGGGCATTTCTTGGGGGCGTGTTTGGTTTGCTTAAATGCTTGCTTTTTCTTAGACGATCGGAAGAATCTTGCCTTGCTTTGACTACCCAGGTGTATTCAAACTAAAGTCTTACTTTGAATACCTGCAGAAGAACATGTCTTTTTTTAGATGAACATGTTTTCTTTGTAAGGAATATTGTTGGACCAAAAGTTTGGGCACCTGAAGCGCACGTTCTTGAGCTGTACCGCGCACGCACTGTGGCCCATCCGACAATGACGATAGCAATGTGCACAGGATTGGCAAGCGTGCAGCAATGGCCGACACGCTTCAACAACCCAACCGAAGATTGTTTCTCCTTCCATCTTTAGCGAAACAGATTCGGGAATGCAGTATCCTTGATTTCTTAGTTTGTTTTGATCTCGTGTAAACAGGGACGATTCTCTAGGTCACTAGGTCGACTCAAAACTCATTTAACTGAACTAGTAATGCAGATTTTGAAGCAAAGTAAATAATGGAGTGATCAGAACTGCCCTTGTGGACCAGTGTAATACTTGCATCATTGACTAATCCGTGATATAAGCCGATTATATTGGTACATGAATGACATTTAACTGAACTAATCTTGATTTCGTGCTTTGCCAGCCGGCCTTATTACCACGTGTTGTGTGATTTTGACACTTCAACTTTGCCATTTCGGTATATATGCTCATATACTAGCAAGTGCATGTATATTTACGTATATGTATCAAACCCATTTCGCCCTTGACGAATTTCAGTTGTTcatacttgttttttttttgcgagtacAGTTGTGTTCATACTTGTTTCGATCATTAGGTCGCCAAACAGACATAAAATAACCCACTAAAATTAGAGCAGGGCGAGACAAATGCATTGCAAATTTGGAGCAAAGAAGTTCCACACGAATTCCCAGGGATAGAACCATCCACCTAAAAGGTGCACTTTCTTTTTAAATGATGGGGCCTACATCCATCCCAAACTCAATCGTTTGAGGCCgatttataaataaataaatgccaAATCCTTTTCCCGGGATTGGATTCCCCGAAATTGGTGTTCTGCTCCCGTGATGGAAATGAAATGGCATCCAAATTCGATCATGGAGACTGCTAAAACTGACCACGCACAACAGCCAAACCCACCCACCCGGTAGAATCAATGCCACTGCACCCTCTCGCCTAGCTCTTGTGACGTCGTGCCGTGAGTTACCGAAACTGCCCTTGCTTCGAAGCAAAGCAAGGACGCTCTCCTGCTCTGTGCAGGAGTCGAGGGCTGCAAGGGCAACACCGTCTTTTGTACGTGGCCTGCGGCTGCTTATGTAACGCTTTGCTGCCCGCGTACAACACTACTATGCATCGGCCAGTTCACACTTCACACGCCTGCTTCCACTCCAAGTGTAGCAGGCAGCAGCGTCTCGTCTCCCCTGCAAGcaaggggagaggaggagcgAGCGGCCATGGGCTCTGCCAACTGCCTCGCGCAGACCAATGCGCTCTTCAGGAAGAACCTCGTGATGCAGGTGACCAGTCCTCGATCAACTCCTCTCGTCAGACAAATCTCTCTTCCTGTTTCTGGAATCTGGTGGATTCCTCTTTTGCTGGAAATTTTTTTCTTCGAGGTTTTCGCTTCTGAAGATTCAGTACGGCCTGCTGGATCCTGTGAATTTCGAGGTACTGTTGATGAATGCAGCTTCATCTGTTTTGTCCCAAGAGGCCAAGATTCGATCTTTTTACCGTGTCACATATGAAAACCCCCAAAATTCTCGTCTCACCGTGCTGCCTACAAATCTACTGCTTTTTTCACTGAACACTGATGTCACCTTGTCTGACGCTTGATTCTGACATGCTCTTCACTGCCAATCTGCAGAGGCGAAATTGCAGGGCCAACTGCTGCCTCGTCTGCTTCCCCTTCCTCATATGCTTGCTGCTCGGAGGGACGCAGCTGCTCGTGATCATAGCTTACCGCAGCTCACACAGGTCCGGGATCGACTGCGGCTACTGCGCCGCTGGCACGAAGAGTTGGATCGACAGCAAAGTTGGGGGGCTCGATTGCCCAATCCAGTGCCCCCTGCCGATCGCGCCGAAATGGCCCCCGGTGCTGCAGCTGCCGCTAGATTCAGACCTCGTGAACGAGCTCGGCTCCTTCAAGTCTACCAACCTCACGGATACGTCGATCAGAAGGGCAAAACACTCCCCGGTGAAGTTCCTTGTCACCGGAGCCAACCAGCCATTTGCAGAGAGTATGTAGTTAGTACATCTTTTTCAGTAAAATTTGGGAGTTCTTTGCTTGCAATAATGCCATTTTGGCAGTGAGTGGCAGGTTCTGAATTTCACGGTTTCTGGTCCTTGCTTGCAGGTGTCATGAGTAACATGCTCCCCAAGCATGATGATGGGTTGAAGTTTGTAGCCGACATCTCCACCTTGGCTGATTTCGTGCTGGTTGATTCCATAAATTGAGCTTAGTCTGTGTGATGCTCACTGGCTCACCCGTTGATCTAAACCttttttgtaaaactttttcaggGTACATATGCAATGCGCGTTATGTCTAGTGGTGCTGATGAACTTGGTTCCGATTTTGATCACTACAGCCACCTTTTTTTCCTTCAGAGCAACTGCGCGGCGAAGTCAAAACTTTCTTTTCTAATCCAAGCAGGTCGTGGCAATTTCACCAAAGGTGAGATTCTTTATTCTTACAGGCACAGCTGCTATTTAGATAAATAAAACGATCAGCTTAATACATAGCTACTGGGACAATATGtgattttctgatttttttaataaaaggaAAACAGGATTATTGTTTAGAATTTTACCCAGATATTTTCACTCCATAAACGTTCGATGATTTGTTATAAATATGAGCAGACTTTGTACCCTTTCTCAATATGAGAAGACTAAGACCTGGTGAAATAAGATGAACGCTAACAGCTATTCTTAACTAAACCGGCCTTAAGCAGATGCAGAATGTATTGAAGGATTATTTCTTTGGCGTGAGAATTCATCAGTCATGAACAGTGAATTATACAGAGATCGTTACCAAGAGGATAAGGAAACCAATAAAATTGCTTCAGGTTTTACCATTCTTCTCCTTGTTTGCATTTGCTCCCTAATTTGACCACTTCATTGTGTAACTTACATTGTTCTGTTTACAGCATATGACCTCATGAGCTCAGACCTCAACAAATTTAACTTGGTTGTCTCATACAACTCATCATACAAGGGTGCTACTCAATTTTCACTGTCGCCGTTATCTTCACTTTCATTTTCACCAATCATGCTTCGAATTCCGCGGCTACTGAATCTGGTAAATTTTTCcttaaattagaaaaatatttcccAGTTTAAATGTTTTGCCACAACATACTATCATTTTTCTCAACCCTCTGGTATGCTTTATATAAATGTAATAAGGAGCTACAAGAAAAAAAGTATTGCCATTTTGAATGCACTTTTAAATCAAAACCTTGTGTTATTAAATAAATTATTGTTCAAAAAATTGTTGAGCTGTTTACACAGTGTCCTAATTACTTTTATGGAGGCCCTATCTACTATTGCAGGTCTCAAATGCGTACCTTGAGTTAAGGGGCAGTCATACTAAGATGCAATTTGAGTTTGTTAAAGACATGCCTAGAGCTGCTCAACCTGAAATGACTATTGATATATCTTTCTTAGTGGGGAAGGTGGTTTTTGTATGGATGATAATGCTTCTCTTCCCGGTATGACCTtactatatatattatatttaaCAGCATCTAGTAGATTTGTGCTTTTCCTTCTTATATAGACATTAGCTAAACCGGAAAATCTGATGTAAACACATGTTGCTATGGCAGGTCATCCTGAGCAATTTAGTCTATGAGAAACAACAGAGGCTAAGAACTATAATGAAGATGCATGGCCTAGGAGATATGGCATATTGGACAATATCatattgttattttctttttctatcaCTACTGTATATTCTCTTCTTGGTTGTTTTTGGATCATGGGCTGGTAAGATGATGATAAATTCCATATTTTAAAGAGATGTGCATCATTAATGTTCCAAATAAAAAGGGAATTCATGTTAAAGTTGTCAGGATTGCACAACGTTATTGTTACGacacaaattttagtttgattttgttttctTCAACTAATAGCTTCTTTAGATTTTTGCCTAATTTACTTGGAAAATCTTCAAAGCATACAGCAGGGATGACTTGTGCATTTCGAATAATGGGAATTATGATTTTACTTTGCATATAATTACTCGTCTCTCTGTTGCCAGGTATAATGTTATTCAAAATGAGTGAGTTCAGGGTACAATTCCTGGTCTATTTCGCCTATATGAACTTGCAAATTTCGTTTGCTTTCCTTATGGCAACATACTTTTCTAATGTCAGAACTGCTAGTGGTATGCTTCTACTCAAGTGTTCGCATTTCTATTTTGTCATATGGTTCCAGCAAATTATCGACTCTCATTATGTGAAACTTTTTTTGTGCAGTGACTGGATATCTCTTCACAATTGGGTCTGGCTATTTAGCAGAATATTTATTCAGGCCTATTTTTGAAGATATGACCCTCTCAAGTCTGTGCCCAAACATTCCTATATTTTGGCTAAGTCTATTGTTGATATATCTTATACCCTTACTATTATTTTTAAGAAAAGATATCTTCTTTTCCTGTGTTTTAGGAAACTGGACTACACTCATGGAGTTCTTCCCACCATTTTCTTTGTACCGCATAATCTATGAGTTTTCTCCACCACCATCACCATTTTATCTTACGGACTTTTCTGGAATACAGTGGGGAGACTTGAGTGATCGCAAAAATGGAATGAAAGAAATTCTCATCATAATGGCACTTGAGTGGGCCACGTTCCTTTTGTTAACATTCTTTTTGGACGAATTCGGAACCCTCAGAAATGGAATCAGAAAAATGGTATCAGTTTGTCACTCAAGCGGGGATGGGAATTCTCAGGCTTCTCAGAAGCAGACTATTCAGCTTCAAGAATCCGAATATTCAGTTGAAATGGACAGGACAGATGTTTTGAGAGAGGTGAACCTCCATATTATCTGTAACTAGTATCCTTGTGTTTTACACAAAATctttttgtttgtatgctttTATGTTATGCTTGATTTTAATTTGATACTTTGAACACTATATTGACCCCTAATGCCTCAAGTCCTCCCACCAAACTTGGATGTTGTTGATGGTGTGGCTTCCactaaaattttcaaataatgATCTTTATTTCCCCCTCTTTCTTTTCAGAGGGAAATAGTTGAACAACTCTTACAAGAATCAGATAGTAGTTATTCGATCGTATGCAACAATCTTAAGAAAGTGTACCatggaaaagatggaaatgcGGAGAAAATTGCTGTCACAGGGTTATCGCTTTCTATGCAACGAGGCCAGTGTTTTGGAATTCTTGGTCCAAATGGTGCTGGGAAGACCTCTCTTATTAGCATGGTAAGTATGAACAGCCTTAGATGCATAAATTGGTATTGTGTAAAGCATATTGTGCACTGCAATATCTCCTTTTTTAAAAAGCTCTGCAATATCTCCTTAGAAGGAAATATGACCAATTTAGTAGTGTTGCTATACACATTTTTAAATCAGCAAACATTATGTTTTTCTCTTTGTCCCAAAAGATTCTAACTATTGTTCATCAGTTGATGTGCATATATAATTGATTTTTCATTTCTATATCACATTTGATTAACTCCTAACCTGACAACAGTTAACTGGATTTACTAAACCTACATCTGGCACGGCTTATATTAATGGAATGGACATACGATTGGACATGGGCAAGATTTATACAGGAATTGGTGTTTGCCCACAATTTGAGTAATTCAACACCCCCCCTTTTCAACCCCTGTTTCAGATAAAAAAAACAACTTACATGATTTTGAACCAAATATTCTAGTATAGTTTAAGGTGAATAACTACTTTCTGTTGATCATCTCCATGCAGCTTGCTATGGGAAACACTGACAGGTCGAGAGCATTTGATGTTTTACGGCAGGCTTAAGAACTTGAGATGTGCAGCATTAGATAGGGTAATGTCTGCCAACAGGTTTATTTTGTGCTGGTTTAGTTTTTGACATTCTTTGGACGAAGTTGATAAATTTCACTGCCATTGCTATTCACTTCCTTCAAGATGAGGCAACATACTATCATTTCCTCATATTACTTGTTTAAAGTCGTACAGGATCTGTACATTTTAGAATTGGTCTGTCCTGAACTCACCCACACTTGGGATATCTCAATTCTGAATTTTTCAGATAGACCTATTttctaaccccccccccccccccccccccaattcaCATTGCTATAATATCAATTGCATTTATATTTATGCCTGATATATCAATTTAATCAAATCTTACTATTCCTTCCCTCTAGGCTGTAGAACAATCTCTGAAAAGTGTACGCTTATTTGATGGCGGTGTTGCTGATAAGCGTGTGGCAGAATACAGTGGTGGCATGAAGCGTCGTCTCAGTGTTGCTATATCCCTAATTGGTGATCCTGAGGTACTTGTATTTACCCACCTGACCAGAATTCAGGAAATAGAGTGCGTTTCTTGTACAGTTAGAAACATTAGTACTTTTCTGAATTCATGTAAAAGGTTATGTATTTGGAGCATTTTCTAGGTTGTTTACATGGACGAACCAAGTTCTGGATTGGATCCAGCATCAAGGAGAGCACTGTGGAATGCTGTGATGTCTGCCAAACAGAACAGGGCCATCATTCTGACAAGTACCACATTCCACCTAAATTTTCAGACACCGCTTAGCTAGTCGTAGAATTTTCATCAGCTAACGTCTTGAACTTCACATGACATGACTATACTTCCTCAGCGCATTCGATGGAAGAGGCCGAAGCTCTATGCGACATGATAGGAATCATGGTAAACGGGAGCCTTCAGTGCATTGGGAACTCAAAAGAGGTAAACCTTATACATGTCACTTGACTCTGTACTTTTTCAGACATGACCACTAATCTACATAGTAGGTGCTAAAATTTTTCCACCACAACATGGCTTCCCCAGCTGAGAGCCAAGTATGGAGGCACATATGTGCTCACCGTAACAACTGCGgcaggcgaggaggaggaggtggtggagcagCTGGTCCGGTCACTCTGCCCTGCGGCGAACAGAGTGTACCGCATCTCGGGGACACAGAAGTTTGAGATGCCGAAGCAGGGTTTGAGGATCAGCCAAGTGTTTCAGGCCATGGAGCATGCCAAGAGCTGGCTGAACATCGCTGCCTGGGGCCTCTCTGATGCAACGCTTGAAGATGTCTTCATCAAAGTTGCCAGCGAGAGTGACATAACCTCTGTGTAGAGGTGTTATCAGGACTTGGACCGTCCATGGACTCTTTGATATGAATTTAATTTCGACTTTgtttgaatggatatatttGGATACTGAATATTTGGTGTATCCAAAGGTAGCAACCTTACATGTGAAATTCTACTCAATAACTACAATGTGTCAAGTTGGTATCCACATGCATGTCCTTACCAATTTGGACAATgtagaaattgaaagaaaaattgcaCATCTCAGTGGTACGCGATATATGGCCATTGACAGTGGCACGCTTATGGTGACTTCATCAATATCAAGATATGCTAATCTAGTCTCTTGGAGGTATTCGTAAATGTAGGATATGTATGTGCGTATATACTTAGTATTGCATGTATGTAAGCGTTTGTACATGTAGTGTGCTTTGTAAACAAAATATAAGAAAGTTATCATATTTTTTGAAGGAAAACAAAAAAGGTGCACGGGGGCCACGGCGCAGCCCACCTCTCACCTCTAAAAGCTAGTTAGCGGGCATTGACCTGTCGTCAATTAGCTTTTTCCGTTGGAATTCCTGTCAGCGAGAGACGGCCATAAGGAGTGTAAATTGGACCGAATGTGTTCAATGACAAAATCTAGTAATGGGCCTGCACTCATAATGGGCCAGGAGAAATTTGTGCTATAGTGTCATATCCCAGAGTGGCTAGTAGACTTGGGCCGCCTATTCTGGATTGTATGCTCTGTATGGGCTGTATCACAGGTCGCCTTGGCCCAGTTTAGACTTGTGGGTGGAGTATATAAACCCACCAAGGCCTGTGTAATGAACAACAACCGAATAACAGAATTGCCGTCTCATATCGGCCTTCCCCTGTTCTTGTTCTGTTCTTCGTCTTCCTTCCGCCATTCCCCTTCCTCTTGCTCTCTGATTCTATCCTTGGCTCGACGAGTTCGTTACAAATTGGTATTATGTTCTTGTTTTCTTCCCTCCTTGGGATCAGATCGATCTACCTTCTCCCACAACGCCCCACAAATCTCCCTTTGCTCCTAACATTTTTTCTCCCCTCAGAGTTTTTTCAAACAACTTTGTAACAAAACTAAAAAAACATCAGAAAGAACATCTTGAAATTTAGCATTGTCGTGACAAGTCAACAATAGCTAGAATAAGCCAAAGTGGCAAAAAGATATAGACTCCGACTCCGTCTTCCTGATGACGACAAGTAGAGTGGAATCGTCTACTTGGTCTATCAATCCATCATCACCATTAGTGAAAGGCCACTGGCAGGAAAATAAC
This window of the Panicum virgatum strain AP13 chromosome 1K, P.virgatum_v5, whole genome shotgun sequence genome carries:
- the LOC120688133 gene encoding ABC transporter A family member 7-like isoform X1 — encoded protein: MKPPKCRSTESCAAPAKFLVTGGNKSFVESLTGNMLPPHASANLTANISGLADFALATDANGLGARNYDSAFGMGALYFLQSKCTPNSTLSFEVQNGPEKSTKAAKCTQGFFDWCESSEVMNNELYRGYNEDKTKKRVQNNNAVVSAYDLTNSDLKKFNFIVQYNPDKQNVLRVARLMNLASNAYLQLRGNNTKLRFGFVKDMPRDGHPLKPPDMSFLVGKLIFVWIVMLLFPVILSSLVYEKQQKLRAMMKMHGLGDIAYWTISYCYFLLISLIYMLLLVTFGSVVGIKLFASNSYVLQFIIYFTYMNLQISSAFLMTSYFTTVTTATVTGYLYVIGSGFVGEYLFKPFVEDTSVSRSAITLMEFFPPFSLYRIIYELSPPPATGFYSDFSGVQLGDLSNPENGILVLLIIMVLEWATFLFLTLYWDEFGCLQNVMRSRQALQKPSTQPQKCEASIEIDRTDIMREREIVDRFLQQPDNSYSIIIDNIRKVYPPKDGNAEKVAVKGFSLAIQRGKCFGLLGSNGAGKTSLISMLTGFTKPTSGTAYIDGLDIRRDMSEIYTRIGVCPQFNLLWETLTGREHLMFYGRLKRLNGAALIEAAEQSLKVLRIFEGGVADTFVSQYSGGMKRRLSVAISLIGDPKVVYLDEPSSGLDPASRNALWNAIKFAKKDRAIVLTTHSMEEAEALCDRIGISAYGRLRCTGTSKELKAKYGGTFVFTVTAAAGEDEAVEQLVRSISPTAKRTYHIAGTQKFEMPKHGVKISEVFRAMEQAKGSLNIVAWGLVDTTLEDVFIKVAKESEKCPD
- the LOC120688133 gene encoding ABC transporter A family member 7-like isoform X2 encodes the protein MKPPKCRSTESCAAPAKFLVTGGNKSFVESLTGNMLPPHASANLTANISGLADFALATDANGLGARNYDSAFGMGALYFLQSKCTPNSTLSFEVQNGPEKSTKAAKCTQGFFDWCESSEVMNNELYRGYNEDKTKKRVQNNNAVVSAYDLTNSDLKKFNFIVQYNPDKQNVLRVARLMNLASNAYLQLRGNNTKLRFGFVKDMPRDGHPLKPPDMSFLVGKLIFVWIVMLLFPVILSSLVYEKQQKLRAMMKMHGLGDIAYWTISYCYFLLISLIYMLLLVTFGSVVGIKLFASNSYVLQFIIYFTYMNLQISSAFLMTSYFTTVTTATVTGYLYVIGSGFVGEYLFKPFVEDTSVSRSAITLMEFFPPFSLYRIIYELSPPPATGFYSDFSGVQLGDLSNPENGILVLLIIMVLEWATFLFLTLYWDEFGCLQNVMRSRQALQKPSTQPQKCEASIEIDRTDIMRELTGFTKPTSGTAYIDGLDIRRDMSEIYTRIGVCPQFNLLWETLTGREHLMFYGRLKRLNGAALIEAAEQSLKVLRIFEGGVADTFVSQYSGGMKRRLSVAISLIGDPKVVYLDEPSSGLDPASRNALWNAIKFAKKDRAIVLTTHSMEEAEALCDRIGISAYGRLRCTGTSKELKAKYGGTFVFTVTAAAGEDEAVEQLVRSISPTAKRTYHIAGTQKFEMPKHGVKISEVFRAMEQAKGSLNIVAWGLVDTTLEDVFIKVAKESEKCPD
- the LOC120688261 gene encoding ABC transporter A family member 8-like: MGSANCLAQTNALFRKNLVMQRRNCRANCCLVCFPFLICLLLGGTQLLVIIAYRSSHRSGIDCGYCAAGTKSWIDSKVGGLDCPIQCPLPIAPKWPPVLQLPLDSDLVNELGSFKSTNLTDTSIRRAKHSPVKFLVTGANQPFAESVMSNMLPKHDDGLKFVADISTLADFVLGTYAMRVMSSGADELGSDFDHYSHLFFLQSNCAAKSKLSFLIQAGRGNFTKDAECIEGLFLWRENSSVMNSELYRDRYQEDKETNKIASAYDLMSSDLNKFNLVVSYNSSYKGATQFSLSPLSSLSFSPIMLRIPRLLNLVSNAYLELRGSHTKMQFEFVKDMPRAAQPEMTIDISFLVGKVVFVWMIMLLFPVILSNLVYEKQQRLRTIMKMHGLGDMAYWTISYCYFLFLSLLYILFLVVFGSWAGIMLFKMSEFRVQFLVYFAYMNLQISFAFLMATYFSNVRTASVTGYLFTIGSGYLAEYLFRPIFEDMTLSRNWTTLMEFFPPFSLYRIIYEFSPPPSPFYLTDFSGIQWGDLSDRKNGMKEILIIMALEWATFLLLTFFLDEFGTLRNGIRKMVSVCHSSGDGNSQASQKQTIQLQESEYSVEMDRTDVLREREIVEQLLQESDSSYSIVCNNLKKVYHGKDGNAEKIAVTGLSLSMQRGQCFGILGPNGAGKTSLISMLTGFTKPTSGTAYINGMDIRLDMGKIYTGIGVCPQFDLLWETLTGREHLMFYGRLKNLRCAALDRAVEQSLKSVRLFDGGVADKRVAEYSGGMKRRLSVAISLIGDPEVVYMDEPSSGLDPASRRALWNAVMSAKQNRAIILTTHSMEEAEALCDMIGIMVNGSLQCIGNSKELRAKYGGTYVLTVTTAAGEEEEVVEQLVRSLCPAANRVYRISGTQKFEMPKQGLRISQVFQAMEHAKSWLNIAAWGLSDATLEDVFIKVASESDITSV